Proteins from a single region of Streptomyces glaucescens:
- a CDS encoding ATP-binding protein yields the protein MTEARPAAAASASLWERDRELAAIRRAVDDLCADHASSGSLLVFRGEAGLGKTALLAETRRIAEDRGCTVWSARGGETLKSVPYNVVRQLLQPALVTMLPEEAREYLGDWYDVTGPALGIADPGDRRADPQGVCDGLVAAVRRLAERDWPLVLLVDDAHWADQETLRWLAAFTERLHDLPVLIVVARRPGEVTGPRARHLDAIAATASRSVTTLSALTPDAVAGLTRATVGAHADGAFCREVWAVTDGNPYDTVELLAKVLDSELDPTEGSAGELRALNRSARGGGLVARLEGLGIDATRFAWAAAILGTGITVDLVATLTTMSREQAARCAELLTSARILTPPDPAGGRSSDGDLEFVHPLIATAVYHSIPDALRRAMHGIAARIVTDLGLGAAAASRHLLQVHPDDDAELVDQLREAAREHLAVGAPDAARQCLERALQEPPRPEVQAHVHYELGCATLLTAPARTIDHLRTALALPGLDGAQRVDAVVRLSQALLHNDQLEQAVRTVEAEAARHGEGPARMRLRAVQYMWEGIYAGESATPGRSARLAELAGACTGRDNAERALLILRGFDAMTHGENAEEVVEACDRALVNGRLAPGLGWTDTEWGVELLMMLGSSYAYTDRLDRAENLFSEALRTYTSAGWSGGHLALAHAFLGLAFRRQGRLVDAERELRESLGIAERVGRGLPLYWSATCGLVDTLLARGHVDEAWSVAGQYGFAPPYPSTIVRPDTRSVRGRLLLAVGRTEEGINELEAAEKAAAARGGHNPVLAPWTVDLVRALAGPDPVRAARLAADARRQAERFGTDTAIGEALRCAAVLETGRRQVRLTAQAVAHLEASPCQYEHAAARIEHGLAARSAAELDRGLTLARSCGADGLAHRAEQALAALTG from the coding sequence ATGACGGAGGCACGGCCGGCGGCGGCCGCCTCGGCTTCCCTCTGGGAGCGCGACCGGGAACTCGCCGCCATCCGGCGGGCCGTCGACGACCTGTGCGCCGACCACGCGTCCTCCGGCAGCCTGCTGGTCTTCCGCGGCGAGGCAGGACTCGGCAAGACCGCGCTGCTCGCGGAGACCCGCCGGATCGCCGAGGACCGCGGCTGCACGGTGTGGTCGGCGCGCGGCGGCGAGACCCTCAAGTCCGTCCCCTACAACGTGGTTCGGCAACTGCTGCAGCCGGCGCTGGTGACGATGCTCCCCGAGGAGGCCCGCGAGTACCTGGGCGACTGGTACGACGTCACCGGGCCCGCCCTCGGCATCGCCGACCCCGGCGACCGGCGGGCCGACCCGCAGGGCGTGTGCGACGGACTCGTCGCGGCGGTGCGGCGGCTGGCCGAGCGGGACTGGCCGCTGGTGCTGCTGGTCGACGACGCCCACTGGGCCGACCAGGAGACGCTGCGCTGGCTGGCCGCGTTCACCGAGCGGCTGCACGATCTGCCCGTGCTGATCGTGGTGGCCCGCCGCCCCGGCGAGGTCACCGGCCCCCGCGCCCGCCACCTCGACGCGATCGCCGCCACGGCCTCCCGGTCCGTCACCACGCTCAGCGCGCTCACCCCGGACGCCGTGGCCGGGCTGACCCGCGCCACCGTCGGCGCGCACGCCGACGGGGCGTTCTGCCGCGAGGTGTGGGCGGTCACCGACGGCAACCCCTACGACACCGTCGAACTCCTCGCGAAGGTGCTCGACAGCGAACTCGACCCCACCGAGGGCTCGGCCGGCGAACTGCGCGCCCTCAACCGTTCCGCCCGCGGCGGCGGTCTCGTCGCCCGCCTCGAAGGTCTCGGCATCGACGCCACCCGCTTCGCGTGGGCCGCCGCCATCCTCGGCACCGGCATCACCGTCGACCTGGTGGCCACGCTCACCACCATGAGCCGGGAGCAGGCCGCGCGGTGCGCCGAACTGCTGACGAGCGCCCGCATCCTCACCCCGCCCGACCCGGCCGGCGGCCGGTCGTCCGACGGCGACCTGGAGTTCGTCCATCCGCTGATCGCCACCGCCGTCTACCACTCCATCCCCGACGCGCTGCGCCGCGCCATGCACGGCATCGCCGCCCGGATCGTCACCGACCTCGGACTCGGCGCGGCGGCCGCCTCCCGGCACCTGCTCCAGGTCCACCCCGACGACGACGCCGAACTCGTCGACCAGTTGCGCGAGGCCGCCCGCGAACACCTCGCCGTGGGCGCGCCGGACGCGGCCCGCCAGTGCCTGGAACGCGCCCTGCAGGAGCCGCCCCGACCCGAGGTGCAGGCGCACGTCCACTACGAACTGGGCTGTGCGACCCTGCTCACCGCGCCGGCCAGGACCATCGACCACCTGCGGACCGCGCTCGCCCTGCCCGGTCTCGACGGAGCCCAGCGGGTCGACGCGGTCGTCCGGCTCTCCCAGGCGCTGCTCCACAACGACCAGCTGGAACAGGCCGTGCGCACCGTCGAGGCGGAGGCCGCCCGGCACGGCGAGGGGCCCGCCCGGATGCGGCTGCGGGCCGTTCAGTACATGTGGGAGGGCATCTACGCCGGGGAGTCCGCCACCCCAGGACGGTCCGCCAGGCTCGCCGAACTGGCCGGCGCCTGCACCGGCCGCGACAATGCCGAACGGGCACTGCTCATCCTGCGCGGCTTCGACGCCATGACGCACGGCGAGAACGCCGAGGAGGTCGTCGAGGCCTGCGACCGCGCGCTCGTCAACGGCCGTCTCGCGCCCGGGCTCGGCTGGACCGACACCGAGTGGGGCGTCGAGCTGCTGATGATGCTCGGCAGCTCCTACGCCTACACCGACCGGCTGGACCGCGCCGAGAACCTGTTCTCCGAGGCCCTGCGCACCTACACCTCGGCGGGCTGGAGCGGCGGCCACCTCGCCCTCGCCCACGCCTTCCTCGGACTCGCCTTCCGCCGCCAGGGCCGCCTCGTGGACGCCGAGCGGGAGCTGCGGGAATCCCTGGGCATCGCCGAGCGCGTGGGCCGGGGACTGCCCCTGTACTGGTCGGCGACGTGCGGGCTGGTCGACACGCTGCTCGCCCGCGGGCACGTCGACGAGGCCTGGTCGGTCGCCGGGCAGTACGGCTTCGCCCCGCCCTACCCGTCGACCATCGTGCGCCCCGACACCCGCTCGGTGCGCGGCCGGTTGCTGCTCGCCGTGGGCCGGACCGAGGAGGGGATCAACGAGCTGGAGGCCGCCGAGAAGGCCGCCGCCGCACGCGGCGGCCACAATCCGGTGCTGGCGCCGTGGACCGTCGACCTGGTCCGGGCCCTCGCCGGGCCCGATCCGGTCCGCGCGGCCCGGCTCGCCGCCGACGCCCGCCGTCAGGCCGAGCGGTTCGGCACCGACACCGCGATCGGCGAGGCGCTGCGGTGCGCCGCCGTGCTGGAGACGGGCCGGCGCCAGGTGCGGCTGACCGCCCAGGCGGTCGCGCACCTGGAGGCCTCGCCCTGCCAGTACGAGCACGCCGCCGCCCGGATCGAGCACGGCCTCGCCGCCCGCTCCGCCGCGGAGCTCGACCGGGGCCTGACGCTGGCGCGTTCGTGCGGCGCGGACGGGCTGGCTCACCGGGCGGAGCAGGCGCTCGCGGCACTGACGGGGTAG
- a CDS encoding DUF3048 domain-containing protein, with protein sequence MGTARGARRERAGTTAVLPVVVLTAVLAVGCTTRGDDPSDDGRGPDRRPTGTASAQPRTAGPAALAVKIDNVGPARPHTGLNAADVVYVEQVEGGLSRLMALYATRLPDVVGPVRSARESDLELLRQFDRPTLAFSGAQRTLLPLIDEAPLRAEPPGRTPRAWFRGAGRPAPHDLFLRPGALLPAAPGPAALTTGFRYGAAPAGGREVASRTVTYPSARFTFTWSGSRDRWLVSMDGRPATTTDAGRVAPATVVVQYVKLRRSGYFDALGNNTPFTETVGSGRAEVLRDGKVHEVRWKRATAAGGTAFTTNDGAPVRFAAGQVWVVFAAA encoded by the coding sequence GTGGGCACAGCACGAGGAGCGCGCCGGGAGCGCGCCGGCACGACGGCGGTCCTGCCGGTGGTCGTGCTGACGGCGGTCCTGGCGGTGGGGTGCACCACGCGCGGCGACGACCCGTCCGACGACGGTCGGGGACCGGACCGCAGGCCGACGGGCACGGCGAGCGCGCAGCCCCGGACGGCCGGCCCGGCCGCGCTGGCCGTGAAGATCGACAACGTCGGTCCGGCCCGTCCCCACACCGGGCTGAACGCGGCGGACGTCGTCTACGTCGAGCAGGTCGAGGGCGGGCTGAGCCGGCTGATGGCGCTCTACGCGACCCGCCTGCCCGACGTCGTGGGCCCGGTGCGCAGCGCCAGGGAGTCCGACCTGGAACTGCTGCGCCAGTTCGACCGGCCGACACTCGCCTTCTCCGGGGCGCAGCGCACGCTGCTGCCGCTGATCGACGAGGCGCCGCTGCGCGCCGAACCGCCCGGCCGTACGCCCCGCGCCTGGTTCCGGGGTGCCGGCCGGCCCGCCCCGCACGACCTCTTCCTCCGCCCCGGCGCACTGCTGCCCGCCGCTCCGGGCCCCGCCGCGCTGACCACCGGCTTCCGGTACGGCGCCGCGCCCGCCGGCGGCAGGGAGGTGGCCTCTCGGACGGTGACGTACCCGTCGGCCCGGTTCACCTTCACCTGGTCCGGGAGCCGGGACCGCTGGCTGGTGTCGATGGACGGCCGGCCGGCCACCACCACCGACGCGGGCCGTGTGGCGCCGGCGACGGTCGTCGTGCAGTACGTGAAGCTGCGCCGCTCCGGCTACTTCGACGCGCTCGGCAACAACACGCCGTTCACCGAGACGGTGGGCTCGGGCCGGGCCGAGGTCCTGCGCGACGGCAAGGTCCACGAGGTGCGCTGGAAGCGGGCGACGGCGGCCGGAGGGACCGCGTTCACGACGAACGACGGCGCCCCGGTGAGGTTCGCCGCCGGCCAGGTGTGGGTGGTCTTCGCCGCGGCCTGA
- a CDS encoding zinc-dependent alcohol dehydrogenase — MRAVTWQGRRKISVETVPDPRIEEPTDAVIRITSSGLCGSDLHLYEVLTPFMTPGDILGHEPMGIVEEVGAGVPDLMAGDRVVVPFQIACGNCWMCLNALPTQCETTQVHGEGMGAALFGYTRLYGAVPGAQAEYLRVPQAQFGPIKVPEGPPDDRFVYLSDVLPTAWQAVAYADVPEGGSVAVLGLGPIGDMACRVAQVRGAGRVFCVDLVPERLERARARGVETYDLRSFDSEKELVAAIRDETDGRGPDAVIDAVGTEAHGSAAAKLTQQAAAMLPRAIGAPLAERFSVDRLAALNTAIELVRRGGTLSLVGVYGGMADPLPMLTLFDKQLQIRMGQANVRRWTDEIIPYLTDEDPLGVDDFATHRVPLDDAPHAYEMFQRKRDGAVKVLMQP; from the coding sequence ATGAGGGCAGTGACATGGCAGGGCAGGCGGAAGATCAGCGTGGAGACCGTGCCCGATCCGCGGATCGAGGAGCCGACCGACGCGGTCATCCGCATCACCTCTTCGGGGTTGTGCGGCTCCGACCTGCACCTGTACGAGGTGCTCACCCCGTTCATGACCCCCGGTGACATCCTCGGCCACGAGCCCATGGGCATCGTCGAGGAGGTCGGCGCGGGAGTGCCGGACCTGATGGCCGGCGACCGGGTCGTCGTCCCGTTCCAGATCGCCTGCGGCAACTGCTGGATGTGCCTCAACGCGCTGCCCACCCAGTGCGAGACCACCCAGGTCCACGGCGAGGGCATGGGCGCCGCCCTGTTCGGCTACACCCGCCTGTACGGGGCGGTCCCCGGCGCCCAGGCGGAGTACCTGCGCGTTCCGCAGGCCCAGTTCGGACCCATCAAGGTCCCCGAGGGCCCGCCCGACGACCGCTTCGTCTACCTCTCCGACGTGCTGCCCACCGCCTGGCAGGCGGTCGCCTACGCCGACGTCCCCGAGGGCGGCAGTGTCGCCGTGCTCGGTCTGGGACCGATCGGCGACATGGCCTGCCGGGTCGCCCAGGTGCGCGGCGCCGGGCGGGTGTTCTGCGTCGACCTGGTCCCCGAGCGGCTGGAGCGGGCCCGGGCGCGCGGCGTGGAGACGTACGACCTGCGGAGCTTCGACAGCGAGAAGGAGCTGGTCGCCGCGATCCGCGACGAGACCGACGGGCGCGGCCCCGACGCCGTGATCGACGCGGTCGGCACCGAGGCGCACGGCAGCGCCGCCGCCAAGCTCACCCAGCAGGCCGCCGCGATGCTGCCCAGGGCCATCGGAGCCCCGCTGGCGGAACGCTTCAGCGTGGACCGGCTCGCCGCCCTGAACACCGCGATCGAACTGGTCCGCCGCGGCGGCACCCTCTCCCTCGTCGGCGTGTACGGCGGCATGGCCGACCCGCTGCCGATGCTCACCCTCTTCGACAAGCAGCTCCAGATCCGCATGGGGCAGGCCAACGTGCGGCGCTGGACCGACGAGATCATCCCCTACCTCACCGACGAGGACCCGCTCGGCGTCGACGACTTCGCCACCCACCGGGTGCCGCTGGACGACGCCCCGCACGCCTACGAGATGTTCCAGCGCAAGCGCGACGGCGCGGTGAAGGTGCTGATGCAGCCGTGA
- a CDS encoding ATP-dependent DNA ligase: MDLPVMPPVKPMLAKSVAKIPPGMQYEAKWDGFRAIVFRDGAEVELGSRTGKPLTRYFPELVAALAERLPQRCVLDGEIVIAREGRLDFDALTERIHPADSRVRMLAERTPSSFVAFDLLALDAESLLDVPQVDRRALLVRALDAVAPPVHVAPATTDIEVARRWFEQYEGAGLDGVVAKPLNLRYRPDERAMYKIKHERTADVVVAGYRLHKSGPVVGSLLLGLHDDRGVLQHVGVSAAFPMRQRAELVAELEPLRMTDVRGHPWAAWAEEAAHESARLPGAPSRWSSKKDLSWVPLRPERVAEVAYDHMENGARFRHTARFRRWRPDRTPESCTYAQLEEPVRYDLAEIFGER, encoded by the coding sequence ATGGATCTGCCGGTCATGCCCCCCGTGAAGCCGATGCTCGCCAAGTCCGTGGCGAAGATCCCGCCGGGTATGCAGTACGAGGCGAAGTGGGACGGGTTCCGGGCGATCGTGTTCCGGGACGGCGCCGAGGTGGAGCTGGGCAGCCGTACCGGTAAGCCGCTGACCAGGTATTTCCCCGAGCTGGTGGCGGCGCTCGCGGAGCGGCTGCCGCAGCGGTGCGTGCTGGACGGGGAGATCGTGATCGCCCGGGAGGGGCGGCTGGACTTCGACGCGCTCACGGAGCGGATCCACCCGGCGGACTCCCGGGTGCGGATGCTGGCGGAGCGGACGCCGTCCTCCTTCGTCGCCTTCGACCTGCTGGCCCTGGATGCCGAGTCGCTGCTGGACGTGCCGCAGGTGGACCGGCGGGCGCTGCTGGTCAGGGCGCTGGACGCGGTGGCTCCCCCGGTGCACGTGGCGCCGGCGACGACGGACATCGAGGTGGCGCGGCGGTGGTTCGAGCAGTACGAGGGCGCGGGTCTGGACGGGGTGGTCGCCAAGCCGCTGAACCTGCGCTACCGCCCGGACGAGCGCGCCATGTACAAGATCAAGCACGAGCGGACGGCGGACGTCGTCGTGGCGGGCTACCGCCTCCACAAGAGCGGCCCGGTGGTCGGCTCGCTGCTGCTCGGGCTGCACGACGACCGGGGCGTCCTCCAGCACGTGGGCGTGTCGGCGGCGTTCCCGATGAGGCAGCGGGCGGAGCTGGTGGCGGAGCTGGAGCCGCTGCGGATGACGGACGTCCGGGGGCATCCGTGGGCTGCCTGGGCGGAGGAGGCCGCGCACGAGTCGGCGCGGCTGCCCGGCGCGCCGAGCCGCTGGTCGTCCAAGAAGGACCTGTCGTGGGTTCCGCTGCGACCCGAGCGGGTCGCGGAGGTGGCGTACGACCACATGGAGAACGGGGCCAGGTTCCGGCACACGGCCCGGTTCCGGCGCTGGCGCCCCGACCGGACGCCGGAGAGCTGCACCTACGCCCAGCTGGAGGAACCGGTGCGGTACGACCTCGCGGAGATTTTCGGCGAGCGGTGA
- the ligD gene encoding non-homologous end-joining DNA ligase has product MGEAVELEVAGRTVRLTNPDKVFFPERGFTKLDLARYYTAVGPGILRALRNRPTTLERYPDGVSGEWFYQKRAPKSMPDWIPTAHITFPSGRTADEMCPTEEAAVVWAAQYGTLTFHPWPVRRDDVDHPDELRIDLDPQPGTDYDDAARAAHELRAVLDEFGRLRGFPKTSGGRGLHVFVPIEPRWTFTQVRRAAIAVGRELERRMPEQVTIKWWKEERGRKIFVDYNQTARDRTIASAYSVRPRPHAPVSAPLRWEEVGVAHPRDFDLTTMPARFAEAGDVHADMDEHRYSLDALLDLARRDEHDHGLGDLPYPPEYPKMPGEPKRVQPSRARKS; this is encoded by the coding sequence ATGGGCGAAGCGGTGGAACTCGAGGTGGCCGGCCGGACCGTGCGGCTGACCAACCCGGACAAGGTCTTCTTCCCGGAACGCGGCTTCACCAAGCTGGACCTCGCCCGGTACTACACCGCCGTCGGCCCCGGGATCCTGCGCGCCCTGCGGAACCGGCCCACCACCCTGGAGCGCTACCCCGACGGGGTGAGCGGCGAGTGGTTCTACCAGAAGCGGGCGCCCAAGAGCATGCCCGACTGGATCCCCACCGCCCACATCACCTTCCCCAGCGGACGCACGGCCGACGAGATGTGCCCCACCGAGGAGGCCGCGGTGGTGTGGGCCGCCCAGTACGGCACCCTCACCTTCCACCCCTGGCCGGTCCGCCGCGACGACGTCGACCACCCCGACGAACTGCGCATCGACCTCGACCCGCAGCCCGGCACCGACTACGACGACGCGGCCCGCGCCGCCCACGAACTGCGCGCCGTCCTCGACGAGTTCGGCCGGCTGCGCGGATTCCCGAAGACGTCCGGGGGGCGCGGACTGCACGTCTTCGTGCCCATCGAGCCGCGCTGGACCTTCACCCAGGTCAGGCGCGCCGCCATCGCCGTCGGCCGGGAGCTGGAACGGCGGATGCCGGAGCAGGTGACCATCAAGTGGTGGAAGGAGGAGCGGGGCCGGAAGATCTTCGTCGACTACAACCAGACGGCCCGGGACCGGACCATCGCCTCCGCCTACTCCGTACGGCCCCGCCCGCACGCCCCCGTCTCCGCGCCGCTGCGCTGGGAGGAGGTCGGGGTCGCGCACCCCCGGGACTTCGACCTGACGACCATGCCCGCGCGCTTCGCCGAGGCCGGCGACGTGCACGCGGACATGGACGAGCACCGCTACTCCCTGGACGCCCTGCTCGACCTGGCCCGCCGCGACGAGCACGACCACGGCCTGGGCGACCTGCCGTACCCGCCCGAGTATCCGAAGATGCCGGGGGAGCCCAAGCGGGTACAGCCGAGCAGGGCGAGGAAGAGCTGA